The following coding sequences lie in one Rutidosis leptorrhynchoides isolate AG116_Rl617_1_P2 chromosome 6, CSIRO_AGI_Rlap_v1, whole genome shotgun sequence genomic window:
- the LOC139854120 gene encoding uncharacterized protein, with amino-acid sequence MESVIAKPSVGASQFLEWIKCNQVDPEARQYTYVEFSRYYVWNGPARKWTKRLREKTVGRVHYVHPRADEAYYLRIMLNKIKGPTSYADLRTVDGITYDTFKEVCYAMGLLDEDKEYIASIKEVHQWSTGNSCRSHFVSLITSNSLSFPDHVWKETCELLSDDLTCQCPERLKSNDPETFKRVLHNIALARIEKELNSAGYSLRNIPNMPFPNFEFIETSCNMLIQDEISYDIETLKTEHHTLKSTMTNEQLCVYDTIVDAVDKDKGGLFFLCGYSGTGKTFVWKTLAAAIRSRGDIVINVASSGIAALLLTGGRTAHSRFAISINVLEDSFCSIPKDSELAALLNKAKLIIWDEAPMMHRHCFEAFDRTMRDIIVSPNSFAPFGGKVVVFGGDFRQILPVIQRGTRAKIVHASLHSSDLWRHCKVLKLTKNMRLRSNNNAANLKEISDFADWILKIGEGRINEPNDGEAGVEFPDEMLLKTNSNAVETIVDSTYPSVHEHLGDGDFFSVQGYSLSH; translated from the exons atggAATCTGTCATTGCAAAGCCATCAGTAGGTGCATCCCAATTTTTAGAGTGGATTAAATGCAACCAAGTAGATCCTGAAGCGCGACAATACACGTACGTTGAATTCTCGAGATATTATGTTTGGAATGGACCTGCACGAAAGTGGACAAAAAGACTTCGAGAAAAAACTGTTGGCCGAGTTCATTATGTTCATCCTAGAGCTGATGAAGCATATTATCTAAGGATCATGCTCAACAAAATAAAAGGTCCTACTTCGTATGCCGATTTAAGAACCGTTGATGGTATAACATATGATACTTTTAAGGAAGTGTGTTATGCTATGGGACTTTTAGATGAAGATAAAGAGTACATTGCTTCTATCAAAGAAGTTCATCAGTGGTCTACTGGAAACTCTTGTCGGTCACATTTCGTATCATTGATCACATCAAATAGTCTTTCTTTTCCTGATCATGTATGGAAAGAGACATGCGAATTACTCTCTGATGATTTGACATGTCAATGCCCAGAGCGACTTAAATCCAACG atcCAGAGACATTCAAACGTGTGCTACACAACATTGCTTTAGCAAGAATTGAAAAAGAACTTAACAGTGCTGGGTATAGTTTGCGTAATATTCCAAACATGCCATTTCCCAATTTTGAATTTATCGAAACTTCCTGCAACATGCTCATTCAAGATGAAATCTCTTATGATATCGAAACCTTGAAAACAGAGCATCATACTCTAAAATCCACTATGACTAATGAACAGCTTTGTGTGTATGATACTATTGTGGATGCAGTAGATAAAGACAAAGGTGGACTTTTTTTCCTCTGCGGTTACAGTGGTACTGGAAAAACATTCGTGTGGAAAACACTTGCTGCTGCTATTAGATCTCGTGGTGACATAGTGATAAATGTTGCATCCAGTGGTATTGCAGCTTTATTATTAACCGGAGGTCGAACTGCACATTCCCGCTTCGCCATTTCCATCAATGTGCTAGAGGACTCCTTTTGCTCAATTCCAAAAGATAGTGAGCTAGCAGCACTGTTGAATAAAGCTAAGTTAATTATATGGGATGAAGCGCCTATGATGCATCGGCATTGCTTTGAGGCATTTGATAGAACTATGCGTGATATAATAGTGTCACCGAATAGTTTTGCACCTTTTGGTGGAAAGGTTGTTGTATTTGGAGGTGATTTCCGACAGATTTTACCGGTCATACAAAGAGGTACCCGAGCTAAAATTGTGCACGCATCACTTCATTCATCAGATTTATGGCGACATTGTAAGGTACTAAAGTTAACTAAAAATATGCGCCTCAGGTCTAACAACAATGCTGCAAATCTAAAGGAAATTAGTGATTTCGCGGATTGGATTTTGAAGATTGGTGAGGGTAGGATCAACGAGCCAAACGATGGTGAAGCTGGCGTAGAATTTCCTGATGAAATGTTATTAAAAACGAATTCAAATGCTGTTGAGACTATTGTAGATTCTACATATCCTTCTGTTCATGAACATTTAGGTGATGGAGATTTTTTTTCAGTCCAAGGCTATTCTCTCTCCCACTAA
- the LOC139854119 gene encoding uncharacterized protein — MDEERVYYSSSSDSLTPDEENDTFAQQPYSPEILNGLKVPGVPNHKLVLKRGVPIMLLCNMDQSKGLCNGTRLLVERLGEHTIEARIITGHYFGSLTYIARMMIAPTDKKIAVKFQRRQFPIAVCFAMTINKSQGQSLSNVGLYLRKPVFTHGQLYLAVSSVTNKNGLKVIILDEKGKDSTTTKNVVYKEVLRSI, encoded by the coding sequence ATGGATGAGGAACGAGTTTACTACAGTTCTAGTTCTGATAGTCTTACACCGGATGAGGAGAATGATACTTTTGCACAACAACCATACTCCCCTGAGATCCTTAATGGCCTCAAAGTTCCTGGTGTGCCCAATCATAAATTAGTTTTGAAGCGAGGCGTACCTATAATGTTACTTTGTAACATGGATCAGTCAAAAGGACTGTGTAATGGAACGCGTCTGTTAGTCGAGAGGCTTGGGGAACATACCATTGAAGCTCGAATTATTACTGGTCACTATTTTGGTAGCCTTACCTACATTGCACGCATGATGATTGCACCTACCGACAAGAAAATAGCAGTTAAGTTTCAAAGACGACAATTTCCTATTGCTGTTTGCTTTGCTATGACGATTAACAAGAGCCAGGGTCAATCATTGTCCAATGTCGGCCTGTATCTACGTAAGCCTGTTTTCACTCACGGACAGTTGTACTTAGCTGTTTCTAGTGTTACGAATAAAAATGGTTTGAAAGTTATAATATTAGACGAGAAAGGTAAGGATTCAACCACCACAAAGAATGTAGTTTACAAAGAGGTTTTGCGCTCAATATAA